A part of Streptantibioticus cattleyicolor NRRL 8057 = DSM 46488 genomic DNA contains:
- a CDS encoding PP2C family protein-serine/threonine phosphatase has protein sequence MDGGRLAAVRRTWRSGPLLLAAVPVLLIVVIVVVDILVPLDVHLSSLLVIAPAITASFAGPRLTGAVGALSVGAVAYIGWHFDALLSRNILVQMVALAVLSCLIVFFCVVRERHRRQLAQVRSVAEAAQHVLLWPLPDRIGPLEIACLYLAAEDEAQIGGDLYAATRTHCATRVLIGDVRGKGLAAIGEAALLVSAFRETAHQHDELPALAAALESSMDRYLTDFEPREEAGERFVTALLLEIPDADPITRMTGLGHPPPLLLSPGHSVTTPSLHTAPPLGVGAVDPAAHPVDVFSFPPGDTLLLYTDGAIEARDHAGAFYPLPERAAQWTESAPATLLHRLRRDLLNHVGGHLDDDAALVAIRRVPEDGG, from the coding sequence GTGGACGGTGGACGTCTCGCCGCCGTGCGGCGCACCTGGCGTTCGGGGCCGCTGCTGCTGGCCGCGGTGCCGGTGCTCCTCATCGTGGTGATCGTGGTGGTGGACATCCTGGTGCCGCTCGACGTCCACCTCAGTTCGCTGCTGGTCATCGCCCCGGCGATCACCGCGTCGTTCGCCGGGCCACGGCTGACCGGGGCGGTGGGCGCGCTGTCGGTCGGCGCGGTGGCCTACATCGGATGGCACTTCGACGCGCTGCTCAGCCGCAACATCCTGGTGCAGATGGTGGCGCTGGCGGTGCTCTCCTGCCTCATCGTGTTCTTCTGCGTGGTGCGGGAACGCCACCGGCGCCAACTCGCCCAGGTGCGTTCGGTGGCCGAGGCGGCGCAGCACGTGCTGTTGTGGCCGCTGCCGGACCGGATCGGCCCGCTGGAGATCGCCTGCCTGTACCTGGCCGCCGAGGACGAGGCGCAGATCGGCGGCGACCTGTACGCGGCCACCCGTACCCACTGCGCGACCCGGGTGCTCATCGGGGACGTGCGGGGCAAGGGGCTGGCCGCGATCGGGGAGGCGGCGCTGCTGGTGAGCGCCTTCCGGGAGACGGCCCACCAGCACGACGAACTGCCCGCGCTCGCCGCCGCGCTGGAGTCGAGCATGGACCGCTACCTGACCGACTTCGAACCGCGGGAGGAGGCCGGGGAGCGCTTCGTGACCGCGCTGCTGCTGGAGATCCCGGACGCCGACCCGATCACCCGCATGACGGGCCTCGGGCATCCGCCGCCGCTGCTGCTCAGCCCCGGCCACAGCGTGACCACGCCCAGTCTGCACACCGCGCCACCGCTGGGGGTCGGCGCGGTCGACCCGGCCGCCCACCCGGTGGACGTCTTCTCGTTCCCGCCCGGTGACACCCTGCTGCTCTACACCGACGGCGCCATCGAGGCCCGGGACCACGCCGGTGCCTTCTACCCGCTGCCGGAGCGCGCGGCCCAGTGGACGGAGAGCGCTCCGGCGACGCTGCTGCACCGGCTCCGCCGCGACCTGCTCAACCACGTCGGCGGCCACCTCGACGACGACGCCGCGCTGGTGGCGATCCGCCGCGTCCCGGAGGACGGCGGGTGA
- a CDS encoding ABC transporter permease codes for MTTETAPARPGEGTRPGAGPSRLRRLAETPEAGVVAACVVVFAALALTKPSFAGPVNLQGMGFDLAQYGLIAIGESLVILTGGIDLSVGALLGTGVILMSWLNVRAGLPAPLAVVIVLALTGLVGLVHGLAVTRLRMPPFVVTLVTYTVAQGVTLAVTSGTSITGISGFFGDLGQTYLAQVPVPLVIFAVVAVAAWFFLERTFAGRQVYAVGGNAEAARLAGIRGDRRVVAMYVTSSLLSGCAAVLVLGRMGVGSASGVGVGWELSAIAAAVIGGVSLVGGQGRILGIVAGTVLLELINNGLTTLQINSNYTNIVLGCVLGLAITADRLRARRVARRR; via the coding sequence ATGACGACCGAAACCGCCCCGGCGCGCCCCGGGGAAGGCACCCGGCCCGGCGCCGGGCCGTCCCGGCTGCGACGGCTGGCCGAGACGCCCGAGGCCGGCGTGGTCGCCGCCTGCGTCGTGGTCTTCGCGGCACTGGCCCTCACCAAGCCGTCGTTCGCCGGCCCGGTCAACCTCCAGGGCATGGGGTTCGACCTGGCCCAGTACGGGCTGATCGCGATCGGCGAGTCGCTGGTGATCCTCACCGGTGGGATCGACCTGTCGGTGGGCGCGCTGCTGGGCACCGGGGTGATCCTGATGTCGTGGCTCAACGTCCGGGCCGGGCTGCCCGCGCCGCTCGCGGTGGTGATCGTGCTCGCCCTGACCGGGCTGGTCGGCCTGGTCCACGGGCTCGCCGTCACCCGGCTGCGGATGCCGCCCTTCGTGGTCACCCTGGTCACCTACACGGTGGCCCAGGGCGTCACGCTGGCGGTCACCTCCGGCACCTCGATCACCGGCATCTCCGGCTTCTTCGGCGACCTGGGGCAGACCTACCTGGCCCAGGTGCCGGTGCCGCTGGTGATCTTCGCGGTGGTCGCCGTCGCCGCCTGGTTCTTCCTGGAACGCACCTTCGCCGGACGGCAGGTGTACGCGGTGGGCGGCAATGCCGAGGCGGCGCGGCTGGCCGGGATCCGCGGCGACCGCCGGGTGGTGGCGATGTACGTCACCAGCTCGCTGCTGTCCGGCTGCGCCGCGGTGCTGGTGCTGGGCCGGATGGGCGTGGGCTCGGCGAGCGGCGTCGGGGTGGGCTGGGAGCTGTCCGCCATCGCCGCCGCGGTGATCGGCGGGGTGAGCCTCGTCGGCGGCCAGGGACGCATCCTGGGCATCGTGGCCGGCACCGTGCTGCTCGAACTGATCAACAACGGTCTGACGACCCTTCAGATCAACTCCAACTACACCAACATCGTGCTCGGTTGCGTACTGGGCCTGGCCATCACCGCGGACCGCCTGCGTGCTCGGAGGGTGGCACGCAGGCGCTGA
- a CDS encoding class F sortase has translation MRSVFSRSVAVVCLAAALGAGAVGCGSSTPVARPAVTPASAAPPAAAASATPLPRSEPVRVAIPAAGVDTGPLLKLGLNADGTVQVPPVPQADRIGWYTRSVTPGETGPSVLIGHYDTVDGPAVLRDIAKVRVGDRITVTRADGTKAVFAVRAIQEVAKDDFPTRRVYGDTARPELRLITCGGDIVGGHRPDNVIVYADLVR, from the coding sequence ATGCGCTCTGTCTTCTCCCGGTCGGTGGCCGTGGTGTGTCTGGCCGCCGCCCTCGGGGCGGGTGCGGTCGGCTGCGGCTCGTCCACGCCCGTCGCGCGCCCCGCCGTCACCCCGGCGTCCGCCGCACCACCCGCCGCCGCCGCGAGCGCGACGCCCCTGCCCCGTTCCGAACCCGTCCGGGTCGCCATCCCGGCAGCGGGGGTGGACACCGGTCCGCTGCTGAAGCTGGGGCTCAACGCGGACGGCACCGTACAGGTCCCCCCGGTGCCGCAGGCCGACCGGATCGGCTGGTACACCAGGTCGGTCACCCCGGGCGAGACCGGGCCGTCCGTCCTCATCGGCCACTACGACACGGTCGACGGCCCGGCCGTGCTGCGGGACATCGCCAAGGTCAGGGTCGGCGACCGCATCACGGTGACGCGGGCGGACGGCACCAAGGCGGTCTTCGCCGTCCGCGCGATCCAGGAGGTCGCCAAGGACGACTTCCCCACCCGGCGGGTCTACGGCGACACCGCCCGCCCCGAGCTGCGGCTGATCACCTGCGGCGGTGACATCGTGGGCGGCCACCGCCCCGACAACGTCATCGTCTACGCGGACCTGGTGCGCTGA
- a CDS encoding asparaginase: MSVALFALGGTISAAGRSGSPRVGAVPRLTGAQITAAVPGLAALGVPLDVRDAQAVPSADLTFAAMLDVVAAAEAAVRDGARGVVVTQGTDTLEETAYLVDLVWPRPEPFVLTGAMRNPTLAGADGPANVLAAVRVAADPAARGLGALVVFNDQLHAARWVRKTHSTSTATFASPDLGPIGQVVEDTVRVLARPPRQPPLTRAGIAEHLDATRVALYTATLDDDGALLDVVAEGHQGLVVAGFGVGHVPSALAPRLGALAGRMPVVLASRTGGGPVLRHTYGAVGSETDLQRRGLLNAGLLGPYKARVLLRTLLAAGAGREEIADAFARHG; encoded by the coding sequence GTGAGTGTCGCACTGTTCGCGCTGGGCGGGACGATCTCGGCGGCCGGGCGATCCGGCTCCCCGCGCGTCGGAGCGGTACCGAGACTGACCGGCGCCCAGATCACCGCCGCCGTACCGGGCCTGGCGGCACTCGGCGTCCCCCTCGACGTCCGCGACGCCCAGGCGGTGCCCAGCGCCGACCTGACCTTCGCGGCGATGCTCGACGTGGTCGCCGCGGCCGAGGCGGCGGTACGCGACGGCGCCCGCGGGGTCGTGGTCACCCAGGGCACCGACACCCTGGAGGAGACCGCCTACCTCGTCGACCTGGTCTGGCCGCGCCCGGAGCCCTTCGTGCTCACCGGCGCCATGCGCAACCCCACCCTCGCCGGGGCGGACGGCCCCGCCAACGTGCTCGCCGCCGTCCGCGTCGCCGCCGACCCCGCCGCCCGCGGACTCGGCGCCCTGGTGGTCTTCAACGACCAGCTCCACGCGGCCCGTTGGGTACGCAAGACGCACAGCACCAGCACCGCCACCTTCGCCTCCCCCGACCTCGGACCGATCGGCCAGGTGGTCGAGGACACGGTGCGGGTGCTGGCCCGGCCGCCCCGGCAGCCACCGCTGACCCGCGCCGGGATCGCCGAACACCTCGACGCGACCCGGGTGGCGCTGTACACCGCCACGCTGGACGACGACGGAGCGCTCCTGGACGTGGTGGCCGAGGGCCACCAGGGGCTCGTGGTGGCCGGGTTCGGGGTCGGCCACGTACCCTCCGCGCTCGCCCCGCGGCTGGGCGCGCTCGCGGGCCGGATGCCGGTGGTGCTGGCGTCCCGCACCGGCGGCGGCCCGGTGCTGCGCCACACCTACGGCGCGGTGGGTTCCGAGACCGACCTCCAGCGGCGCGGCCTGCTCAACGCCGGACTCCTCGGCCCGTACAAGGCCCGGGTGCTGCTGCGGACCCTGCTGGCGGCCGGGGCCGGGCGCGAGGAGATCGCCGACGCCTTCGCCCGGCACGGCTGA
- a CDS encoding GNAT family N-acetyltransferase — protein MTAQLPSAAPAVVRLDGYTRDDQDRLLGADPDPFGVADAQLTWLPKEIHFGVVLGDRLVAHAGLRRAPVTVGGLDTEVAGVGGVAVAADVRGHGLARLAVGAALDHARTLGPGFGLLFCRPPLTALYRRLGWHPVGGDVRVEQPDGSVVMPLRTMWTPLREEARWPAGAVRLRSLPF, from the coding sequence ATGACCGCTCAACTCCCCTCGGCCGCACCCGCCGTCGTCCGCCTCGACGGATACACCAGGGACGACCAGGACCGCCTCCTCGGGGCCGACCCGGATCCGTTCGGGGTCGCCGACGCCCAACTGACCTGGCTGCCCAAGGAGATCCACTTCGGCGTGGTGCTCGGCGACCGGCTGGTGGCCCACGCGGGGCTGCGCCGGGCGCCGGTCACCGTCGGCGGCCTCGACACCGAGGTGGCCGGCGTCGGGGGAGTGGCCGTCGCCGCCGACGTACGGGGGCACGGCCTCGCCCGGCTGGCCGTCGGCGCCGCCCTGGACCACGCCCGCACCCTCGGCCCCGGCTTCGGCCTGCTGTTCTGCCGCCCGCCGCTGACCGCGCTCTACCGCAGGCTGGGCTGGCACCCGGTCGGCGGTGACGTGCGTGTCGAGCAGCCCGACGGGTCCGTGGTGATGCCGTTGCGCACCATGTGGACACCGTTGCGCGAGGAGGCGCGGTGGCCCGCCGGTGCGGTGCGGCTGCGTTCGCTGCCTTTCTGA
- a CDS encoding sugar ABC transporter ATP-binding protein produces MAADTAAALRGVSKRYGPVTVLDIPELELKRGQITAVAGENGAGKSTLMGVLSGTVTPTTGEVTVAGRPLPAGRPDQARALGVSLVAQEFPLVGGLSVAENLLLGRHPAGTPQRAPGRWLFDRSRTREEARALLAEVGMDHIDVDRPVERLPVPVRQMIEIAKAWGHRPVVLILDEPTSSLGPVEAGQVLSLARRHARAGGAVLFIGHRLDEVRALADRVVVLRGGRLVADLTPAEATEERLIREMVGAELARADIAPPPSVDRRAVLRVRGLTADGLGPVDLDVRAGEIVGVAGLMGSGRSRLLHTVMGAQPRTGGSVLLGDREFRPRHPADAVAAGVGLVPEDRKEQALLPAHSVRWNVTLSTLRRISRGGVLTPRADKEHARRIVADLGVRLHSAEQPIGDLSGGNQQKAVFGRWLAADPRLLLLDEPTRGVDVGAKAEIYRLVDEAAERGLAVLVASSELEELLWICHRIVVMAHGEVVADIPRERFGKEAIMTAAAGTRPAAPREEASA; encoded by the coding sequence ATGGCCGCCGACACCGCCGCCGCACTGCGCGGCGTCAGCAAACGCTACGGTCCGGTGACCGTCCTCGACATCCCCGAACTGGAGTTGAAACGCGGCCAGATCACCGCGGTCGCCGGGGAGAACGGGGCCGGCAAGTCCACCTTGATGGGGGTGCTGTCCGGCACCGTGACCCCCACCACCGGCGAGGTCACCGTCGCCGGACGGCCGCTGCCGGCCGGCCGTCCGGACCAGGCCCGGGCGCTCGGCGTCAGCCTGGTCGCCCAGGAGTTCCCCCTGGTCGGCGGGTTGAGCGTGGCCGAGAACCTGCTGCTGGGCCGCCACCCGGCCGGCACCCCGCAACGCGCCCCGGGGCGCTGGCTGTTCGACCGTTCCCGTACCCGCGAGGAGGCCCGCGCGCTGCTGGCCGAGGTCGGCATGGACCACATCGACGTGGACCGCCCGGTGGAACGGCTGCCGGTGCCGGTCCGCCAGATGATCGAGATCGCCAAGGCGTGGGGGCACCGGCCGGTCGTCCTCATCCTGGACGAACCCACCTCCTCGCTCGGCCCCGTCGAGGCCGGCCAGGTGCTCTCCCTCGCCCGGCGGCACGCCCGGGCCGGCGGCGCCGTGCTCTTCATCGGCCACCGGCTGGACGAGGTACGCGCCCTGGCCGACCGGGTGGTGGTGCTCCGCGGCGGACGGCTGGTCGCCGACCTCACCCCGGCCGAGGCCACCGAGGAACGGCTCATCCGCGAGATGGTCGGCGCCGAGCTGGCCCGCGCCGACATCGCCCCGCCGCCCTCGGTGGACCGCCGCGCCGTGCTGCGGGTCCGCGGGCTTACCGCCGACGGCCTCGGCCCGGTCGACCTCGACGTACGGGCCGGCGAGATCGTCGGCGTCGCCGGGCTGATGGGCTCCGGACGCAGCCGGCTGCTGCACACCGTCATGGGCGCCCAGCCGCGTACCGGCGGCTCGGTGCTCCTCGGCGACCGGGAGTTCCGGCCCCGGCACCCGGCCGACGCGGTGGCGGCCGGGGTCGGCCTCGTCCCCGAGGACCGCAAGGAGCAGGCGCTGCTGCCGGCCCACTCGGTGCGCTGGAACGTCACGCTCAGCACGCTGCGCCGGATCAGCCGGGGCGGCGTGCTCACCCCGCGCGCCGACAAGGAGCACGCCCGGCGCATCGTGGCCGACCTCGGGGTGCGGCTGCACAGCGCGGAACAGCCCATCGGCGACCTGTCCGGCGGCAACCAGCAGAAGGCGGTCTTCGGCCGCTGGCTGGCCGCCGACCCCCGGCTGCTGCTGCTCGACGAACCCACCCGCGGGGTGGACGTCGGCGCCAAGGCGGAGATCTACCGGCTGGTCGACGAGGCCGCCGAACGGGGCCTGGCGGTCCTGGTCGCCTCCTCCGAACTGGAGGAACTGCTGTGGATCTGCCACCGGATCGTGGTGATGGCCCACGGCGAGGTGGTGGCCGACATCCCCCGCGAACGGTTCGGCAAGGAAGCCATCATGACCGCGGCGGCCGGCACCCGGCCCGCCGCGCCACGGGAGGAAGCGAGCGCATGA
- a CDS encoding alpha/beta fold hydrolase, whose translation MATPTIPGFEQQRIRVADGVSLNVAVGGSGTPVVLLHGFPQTHLMWRHVAPELAADHTVICPDLRGYGASDKPSGDDPDAYAKRTMAADVVALARALGHERFALAGHDRGALVAFRAGLDHPAAVSHLACLDVVPTLDMWEVMHGVSAAVGFHLYLMAQPPGLPEQLIGAAPDAFFGHFLDAWTVGAQVHPAEVRAAYLDACRAAVPSIVADYRASAGVDVEHDEADRAAGNQLRMPVTVLQQDWGAALGYDAAAVWRAWAPDLRHTTLTAGHFMAEEAPGQVTEALRELLTR comes from the coding sequence ATGGCAACACCCACCATCCCCGGCTTCGAGCAGCAGCGCATCCGGGTCGCCGACGGCGTCTCCCTCAACGTCGCCGTGGGCGGCTCGGGCACCCCGGTGGTGCTGCTGCACGGCTTCCCGCAGACCCATCTGATGTGGCGGCACGTGGCCCCGGAACTGGCCGCCGACCACACCGTGATCTGCCCCGACCTGCGTGGTTACGGGGCCAGCGACAAGCCGTCCGGCGACGATCCGGACGCCTACGCCAAGCGCACCATGGCCGCGGACGTGGTGGCCCTCGCCCGTGCGCTGGGCCACGAGCGCTTCGCGCTGGCCGGCCACGACCGGGGCGCCCTGGTCGCCTTCCGCGCCGGGCTCGACCACCCGGCGGCCGTGTCCCACCTGGCCTGCCTGGACGTGGTGCCGACGCTGGACATGTGGGAGGTGATGCACGGCGTCTCCGCCGCGGTCGGCTTCCACCTGTACCTGATGGCCCAGCCGCCCGGGCTGCCCGAGCAGCTGATCGGCGCCGCCCCGGACGCCTTCTTCGGCCACTTCCTGGACGCCTGGACGGTCGGCGCCCAGGTGCACCCGGCCGAGGTGCGCGCCGCCTACCTGGACGCCTGCCGGGCCGCCGTGCCGTCGATCGTGGCCGACTACCGCGCCTCGGCCGGCGTCGACGTCGAGCACGACGAGGCGGACCGGGCGGCGGGCAACCAGCTGCGGATGCCGGTCACCGTGCTCCAGCAGGACTGGGGTGCGGCCCTCGGTTACGACGCGGCGGCGGTGTGGCGGGCCTGGGCGCCGGATCTGCGCCACACGACCCTCACGGCCGGCCACTTCATGGCCGAGGAGGCGCCCGGCCAGGTCACCGAGGCGCTGCGCGAGCTGCTCACCCGCTGA
- a CDS encoding response regulator: MTIRLLIVDDHPIVRDGLRGVFDGDPDFEVAGEAGDGAEGVHRALALGVDVVLMDLRMPGTGGVEAIGLLRERAPDIRVLVLTTYDSDADVLPAIEAGATGYLLKDAPREELVRAVRAAHQGQAVLAPTVAQKLLTHMRRPTTAPEQPPTDRELEVLRLVAAGTTNKDAARRLFISEATVKTHLLHLYAKLGVRDRAAAVAEGYRKGLLS; this comes from the coding sequence GTGACCATACGCCTGCTGATCGTCGACGACCACCCCATCGTCCGGGACGGCCTGCGCGGTGTCTTCGACGGCGACCCGGACTTCGAGGTGGCCGGCGAGGCGGGCGACGGCGCCGAAGGCGTGCACCGCGCCCTCGCCCTCGGGGTGGACGTGGTGCTGATGGACCTGCGGATGCCCGGCACCGGCGGGGTCGAAGCCATCGGCCTGCTGCGGGAACGCGCCCCGGACATCCGCGTCCTGGTGCTCACCACCTACGACAGCGACGCCGACGTGCTCCCCGCCATCGAGGCCGGGGCCACCGGCTACCTGCTCAAGGACGCCCCGCGCGAGGAACTGGTGCGCGCGGTACGCGCCGCCCACCAGGGCCAGGCCGTCCTCGCCCCCACCGTCGCCCAGAAACTCCTCACCCACATGCGCCGCCCCACCACGGCCCCCGAACAGCCGCCCACCGACCGCGAGTTGGAAGTGCTGCGCCTGGTGGCCGCCGGCACCACCAACAAGGACGCCGCCCGACGCCTCTTCATCAGCGAGGCCACCGTCAAGACCCACCTGCTCCACCTCTACGCCAAACTGGGCGTCCGCGACCGCGCGGCGGCGGTCGCCGAGGGGTACCGCAAGGGGCTGCTGAGCTGA
- a CDS encoding VOC family protein — protein sequence MRVIAFDHLVLNVGDVERSLDFYRGRLGLAPVRVEEWRAGKVPFPSVRVDDATIIDLVSRPRGESNVDHICLVVEPLDWQEVVDSGEFTVVDGPGPRFGARGTAESLYVLDPDGNTVELRWYPQDAV from the coding sequence ATGCGCGTCATCGCCTTCGACCACCTCGTCCTCAACGTGGGGGACGTGGAACGCTCCCTCGACTTCTACCGCGGCCGGCTCGGCCTGGCGCCGGTGCGCGTCGAGGAGTGGCGGGCCGGGAAGGTGCCGTTCCCGTCGGTGCGGGTGGACGACGCCACCATCATCGACCTGGTCTCCCGGCCCCGCGGGGAGTCCAACGTCGACCACATCTGCCTGGTGGTCGAACCGCTGGACTGGCAGGAGGTCGTCGACTCCGGCGAGTTCACCGTGGTGGACGGCCCCGGCCCCCGGTTCGGCGCCCGCGGCACCGCCGAGTCGCTCTACGTGCTCGACCCGGACGGCAACACCGTCGAGCTGCGCTGGTACCCCCAGGACGCCGTCTGA
- a CDS encoding intradiol ring-cleavage dioxygenase produces MTFSEHHHDEPDNGTVSRALLSRRSLLALGGAGMLTVGAGALAATAAGATTPPADPGAASATGHTGPGDRAGMCGLTAEQIEGPYYLDYELFRRDVVEDRTGVPLRLCLTVVDTATCRPLRDSAVEIWQCDALGVYSGYGSIGNGGGQGTPGVAPGPPPGGGHQPPTDDLTYLRGIQMTDAFGTVEFRTIVPGWYAGRAVHIHTKVHTGGRRTPGGYTGGHQCHTGQFYFSEEAVRLVARTDPYTGSTIRRTTLEEDLIYPGTGAAGGLLDLAYDPRHIRRGVLGRLTMSVDAAGTHDGSDAPLPPFPTPSAR; encoded by the coding sequence ATGACATTCTCCGAGCACCACCACGACGAGCCGGACAACGGCACGGTTTCGCGGGCGTTGCTCTCCCGGCGCTCCCTGCTGGCGCTGGGCGGGGCGGGGATGCTGACCGTCGGCGCCGGCGCGCTGGCGGCCACCGCCGCGGGCGCGACGACCCCGCCGGCCGATCCCGGCGCGGCGTCCGCCACCGGGCACACCGGCCCCGGCGACCGCGCCGGGATGTGCGGGCTGACCGCGGAACAGATCGAGGGCCCCTACTACCTGGACTACGAACTCTTCCGGCGCGACGTCGTCGAGGACCGCACCGGCGTCCCGCTGCGCCTGTGCCTCACCGTGGTCGACACGGCCACCTGCCGGCCGCTGCGCGACTCCGCCGTGGAGATCTGGCAGTGCGACGCGCTGGGCGTCTACTCCGGCTACGGCTCCATCGGCAACGGCGGCGGGCAGGGCACGCCCGGGGTGGCGCCCGGCCCGCCGCCCGGCGGTGGACACCAGCCGCCCACCGACGACCTCACCTATCTGCGCGGCATCCAGATGACCGACGCCTTCGGCACCGTGGAGTTCCGCACCATCGTCCCCGGCTGGTACGCGGGGCGGGCCGTGCACATCCACACCAAGGTGCACACCGGCGGCCGGCGGACGCCCGGCGGTTACACCGGCGGCCACCAGTGCCACACCGGGCAGTTCTACTTCTCCGAGGAGGCGGTCCGGCTCGTCGCCCGCACCGACCCCTACACCGGCAGCACCATCCGCCGCACGACGCTGGAGGAGGACCTGATCTACCCGGGCACCGGGGCCGCGGGCGGCCTGCTCGACCTCGCCTACGACCCGCGGCACATCCGGCGCGGCGTGCTGGGACGGCTGACCATGAGCGTCGACGCGGCCGGGACCCACGACGGCTCGGACGCGCCGCTGCCCCCGTTCCCCACCCCGTCCGCACGCTGA
- a CDS encoding AfsR/SARP family transcriptional regulator → MERVTFGVLGPVTAERGGAGLALKGPRHRAVLARLIVARRRVVPVSRLVTDLWPEPPAGAVGAVQTFVAALRRVLEPERPPRAPARLLVTEGPGYALRAAPEEVDAWRFETALDAARTAPPAAALETLDAALGLWRGPAYAGFEAEEWARGERARLAELRLRAVEDRAAARLALGLAAEAVPDLDAHLTDHPWREDAWRLLALALYRTGRQADALAVLRHARATLADRLGLDPGPALRRLEAAVLAQDPALDQPTAPAATADRLWTRATAAYDRAVAAGARARVEATVGLLRNLAVTGGGGLAAAREHRPAAIASAEEFGDPELTARVIGAYDVPAIWTRSDDPDLAARVVAAARRALAALPPGAAHDAARCRLLATIAVESRGTRDPGPRRAAAQAEELARRVDDPALLAFALNGVFMQSCDRAGLAPRRDAIGAELVQLAARHGLVTYEVLGHLIRLQAHCALGDFPAADRHAAAADHLADRHELPLVGVFTQWYAALRTAATGRPREAEAAYRAAAARLDGAGMPGLETGLLPLALLCLRLAGDPATAVASADPDADWGPYRPWAEPFTLLRQGRPDEARTALRAQPEPPADLLYEALCSLSAAVAVELGDREVLDRVHARLRPAAGQLAGAGSGLLTAGPVDRHLAAIAAASAR, encoded by the coding sequence ATGGAACGGGTCACGTTCGGGGTGCTCGGGCCGGTGACGGCCGAACGCGGCGGCGCCGGGCTGGCGCTGAAGGGGCCACGCCACCGGGCGGTGCTGGCCCGGCTGATCGTCGCCCGCCGCCGGGTCGTCCCGGTCTCCCGTCTCGTCACCGACCTGTGGCCCGAGCCGCCGGCCGGAGCCGTGGGCGCCGTGCAGACCTTCGTCGCCGCGCTGCGCCGCGTCCTGGAACCGGAGCGTCCGCCCCGCGCCCCGGCCCGGCTGCTGGTCACCGAGGGCCCCGGGTACGCGCTGCGGGCGGCGCCGGAGGAGGTGGACGCCTGGCGGTTCGAGACGGCCCTCGACGCCGCCCGGACGGCGCCCCCGGCGGCGGCGCTGGAGACGCTCGACGCGGCGCTGGGGCTGTGGCGCGGGCCGGCCTACGCCGGGTTCGAGGCCGAGGAGTGGGCCCGCGGCGAACGGGCACGCCTGGCCGAACTGCGGCTGCGGGCGGTGGAGGACCGGGCCGCGGCCCGGCTCGCCCTCGGGCTCGCCGCCGAGGCGGTGCCCGACCTCGACGCCCATCTGACCGACCACCCCTGGCGCGAGGACGCCTGGCGGCTGCTGGCCCTCGCCCTGTACCGCACCGGCCGCCAGGCCGACGCCCTCGCTGTACTGCGCCACGCCCGCGCCACCCTCGCCGACCGGCTCGGCCTCGACCCCGGCCCGGCCCTGCGCCGCCTGGAGGCCGCCGTCCTCGCCCAGGACCCGGCGCTCGACCAGCCGACCGCGCCCGCCGCCACCGCCGACCGGCTGTGGACCCGGGCCACCGCCGCCTACGACCGCGCCGTCGCCGCCGGAGCCCGCGCCCGCGTCGAGGCCACCGTCGGACTCCTGCGCAACCTCGCGGTGACCGGCGGCGGGGGGCTGGCCGCCGCCCGCGAGCACCGGCCGGCCGCCATCGCCTCCGCCGAGGAGTTCGGCGACCCCGAACTGACCGCCCGGGTGATCGGCGCCTACGACGTCCCCGCCATCTGGACCCGTTCCGACGACCCCGACCTCGCCGCCCGTGTCGTGGCCGCCGCCCGGCGCGCCCTGGCCGCCCTGCCGCCCGGCGCGGCGCACGACGCGGCCCGCTGCCGGCTGCTGGCCACCATCGCCGTCGAGTCGCGCGGCACCCGGGACCCCGGACCACGCCGCGCCGCCGCGCAGGCCGAGGAACTCGCCCGCCGCGTCGACGACCCCGCGCTGCTGGCGTTCGCGCTCAACGGGGTCTTCATGCAGTCCTGCGACCGGGCCGGGCTCGCCCCGCGGCGTGACGCGATCGGCGCCGAACTGGTCCAACTCGCCGCCCGCCACGGCCTGGTGACCTACGAGGTGCTCGGCCACCTCATCCGCCTCCAGGCCCACTGCGCCCTCGGCGACTTCCCGGCGGCGGACCGGCACGCCGCCGCCGCGGACCACCTCGCCGACCGGCACGAACTGCCGCTGGTGGGCGTCTTCACCCAGTGGTACGCCGCGCTGCGGACGGCCGCCACCGGACGCCCCCGCGAGGCCGAGGCCGCCTACCGGGCCGCCGCCGCCCGGCTCGACGGCGCCGGGATGCCGGGGCTGGAGACGGGGCTGCTCCCGCTCGCGCTGCTCTGCCTGCGGCTCGCCGGTGACCCCGCCACCGCCGTCGCGTCCGCCGACCCGGACGCCGACTGGGGCCCCTACCGGCCGTGGGCCGAGCCGTTCACCCTGCTGCGCCAGGGCCGCCCGGACGAGGCCCGTACCGCGCTGCGCGCCCAGCCCGAGCCCCCCGCGGACCTGCTGTACGAGGCGTTGTGCTCCCTGAGCGCCGCGGTCGCCGTGGAACTCGGCGACCGGGAGGTGCTCGACCGCGTCCACGCCCGGCTGCGTCCGGCCGCGGGCCAGCTCGCCGGCGCCGGCAGCGGTCTGCTCACCGCGGGCCCGGTCGACCGCCACCTGGCCGCCATCGCCGCCGCGTCCGCCCGCTGA